A single Opisthocomus hoazin isolate bOpiHoa1 chromosome 1, bOpiHoa1.hap1, whole genome shotgun sequence DNA region contains:
- the LOC104332456 gene encoding TRPM8 channel-associated factor 2 — translation MVVVSHEGILKDSKFSQFLRNAVEWLKPSPEALVGVHPRLDSLCQSLLGGDVKVQAGAELSPSLGVYCMDAYDSTRAKDLVGFVKRGGGLLVGGQAWHWASRHGKEKVLFEFPGDQVTSVAGVYFTGSEGETGTFSVSKEMLRIPLITQPSWWEDVGRGDAAQLALTIGSCIHEKCTCSPEVTGLHD, via the exons ATGGTGGTTGTTTCCCATGAAGGAATCTTGAAGGACTCCAAGTTTTCCCAGTTCCTCAGAAATGCTGTGGAGTGGCTCAAGCCTTCCCCCGAGGCCCTGGTTGGGGTCCATCCTCGTTTGGATTCCCTCTGCCAATCACTGCTCGGGGGAGATGTCAAAGTccaggctggggcagagctcagcccctcCCTGGGGGTGTACTGTATGGACGCCTACGACAGCACACGGGCAAAAGACCTGGTTGGCTTTGTGAAGCGGGGTGGAGGGCTGCTCGTTGGTGGCCAAGCCTGGCACTGGGCCAGTCGACATGGGAAGGAGAAGGTGCTGTTTGAATTCCCTGGGGACCAAGTGACCAGCGTGGCTGGTGTGTACTTCACAGGCAGCGAGGGAGAGACTGGCACTTTCTCAGTGTCCAAAGAAATGCTGAGGATTCCTCTGATCACCCA gccATCCTGGTGGGAAGATGTTGGCAGAGGTGATGCTGCACAGCTAGCACTCACCATTGGCTCTTGTATTCATGAAAAATGTACATGCAGCCCAGAAGTCACCGGTTTGCACGACTGA
- the LOC142360486 gene encoding C-type lectin domain family 4 member D-like: MMIPGESPSQGTAAPAEKRRCALLSPWVLLVSATVLKAILLSVCLVAPLSRGGEQPAALQQKFTEWLCVSAVPQGKGQGWTCCPKGWKRFQKSCYYLSADLMPLAESEQNCTGMGSHLAVITSEAEQTFLTRQLPQPRAGANYYIGLRAQEVGQWQWVDGTPFNETAAFWRRGEPSNLTDEMCVVIHMVSTMYNWNDVPCKEHYRICEATAVTV; the protein is encoded by the exons ATGATGATCCCCGGAGAGAGCCCCAGCCAAGGGACTGCAG CCCCAGCAGAGAAGAGAAGGTGCGCACTGCTTAGCCCTTGGGTCCTGCTCGTTTCTGCCACTGTCCTCAAAGCAATTCTTCTATCCGTCTGTCTCG tCGCTCCCCTCTCCCGTGGCGGAGAGcagcccgcagccctgcagcagaaGTTCACGGAGTGGCTGTGTGTCTCGGCGGTGCCGCAAGGCAAAG GGCAAGGCTGGACGTGCTGCCCGAAGGGCTGGAAACGCTTTCAAAAGAGCTGCTACTACCTGTCGGCTGACTTGATGCCCCTGGCTGAGAGTGAGCAGAACTGCACTGGGATGGGCTCCCACCTGGCAGTGATCACCAGTGAAGCAGAGCAG ACTTTCCTCACTCGCCAGTTACCACAGCCTCGAGCAGGAGCGAATTACTACATCGGTCTGCGTGCACAGGAGGTGGGCCAGTGGCAGTGGGTGGACGGGACTCCATTTAATGAGACGGCAGC GTTCTGGCGAAGAGGTGAACCATCTAATTTGACTGATGAGATGTGTGTTGTAATCCACATGGTTTCAACAATGTACAACTGGAATGATGTCCCATGCAAGGAGCATTATCGAATTTGTGAAGCTACAGCAGTAACTGTGTGA